TCTGGGAAATCTACTTTGATGAACATTTTAGGGTGTTTGGATAAAGCAAGTAGTGGAGAGTATTTATTTGCTGGAAAAAATATATCTAATTTTGAAGCTGATGAGTTGGCATATCTGAGAAGAGAAGCTTTTGGCTTTGTATTTCAAGGTTATCATCTAATACCTACACTAGATACAAATCATAATATTCAAGTTCCAGCAATATATAAAGGAACAGATTTTGAAGATAGAGAGAAAAAAACAGATGAACTTTTAAATAGGCTTGGTTTAGAGCAAAGAAAAAATCACTATCCAAACCAACTTTCAGGTGGTCAGCAACAAAGAGTTTCTATTGCAAGAGCTTTGGTAAATGGAGGATATATAATCTTAGCAGATGAACCAACAGGAGCTTTAGATAGCAAAAGTGGTATTGAAGTTATGGAACTTTTAAAAGAGTTAGCAGGTGCTGGACATACGATAATTTTAATTACGCATGATTCTCAAGTAGCTTCTCAAGCTCAAAGAGTAGTTCGTATTAGTGATGGGCTAATTATTGATGATAGTAAAAATAGCTCTTATGAGATAGTAAATTCTAAAAATTCTTTTGAAAAAAGGGATTTTATTGAGCATATGAAAGAGGGAGTAAAAAAAGATAGTTCAGTTATAGCAGATATTAATGAAGCGATTATTAGTGCTTGGAAGACACTTTGGGTAAATCGTTTTAGAACTTTACTCACACTTTTGGGAATTATTATTGGAGTTTGTTCTGTAATTGTACTTATGGGAGTTGGAAAGGCTACAAGTCAAAAAGCTTTAAAACAGATGGAAACTTTTGGTGATGTTAATCGAATATCTATTTTTCCAGATATAGATAAAGTTACTGGAATAGTAGGAACTATTACTCTAAATGATGTTAAAGCAATAGAAAAATTAGATAATGTTGAGTTTGTGAGTCCTGCACGAGGTACTTCAGTATCTATAAAATTTGGAAATGTAAATTTAGGTGCTTTTGCCTTAATGACAAATGAAAATGGTTTAAAAATCTTTAATTGGGAAATAGAAAATGGTGAATTTTTTACTAAAGAAGATGAAAATAATTTAGCAAAAGTTGTTGTTATAGGAAAAATTATAAAAGAAAAACTTTTTGCAAATGATTCTGCTATAGGTAAATATATTCTTATAAACAATATCCCTTTTAGAGTCGTTGGAGAATTGTCTGAGATGGCAGTTTATAGTGGAGATGCAGAAGATGATGATATGGTGGTTTTACCTTTTACTCTTGGAAATAGACAACTAGCAAATAAGATAGACCCTAAATCTATTCAGTTATATATTAAAGATTATAATCTTGCAAATGAAACGGTAGAAGATATGACAAGAACACTAAAAGATATAAAAGGTACAGATAATTTTCGTATAAATAATAATCCTTCAAAAATTCAAGCTCAACAAGAGGCAAATAAACAACAAAATCTTTTAATAACTTTAATAGGAAGTATCTCTTTAATAGTTGGTGGAATAGGAATTATGAATATTATGTTGATGGCTGTAAAAGAGAGAACAAAAGAGATAGGTATTCGTATGGCAACTGGTGCAAGGCAAAGTGATATAAAAAGACAGTTTTTAACAGAAGCTGTTTTGGTATCTTTTATTGGTGGGATTGCTGGTGTTGTTGTAGCAATTTTTATAGGAGCAGTTTTAATCTCTTTTAATATAGAACTTATTTTTTCAATAAAAGCTATATTAATAGCATTTTTTAGTGCTTTGATTACTGGATTATTTTTTGGATATATTCCTGCAAGTAAGGCTTCAAAATTAGACCCAGTTGTTGCACTAAATGGAGAGTAAGATGGCTAGATATTTTTATATGATTATTTTATCTTTATTTTTTATTGGATGTAGTTCTAAAAATGAGATAAAAGATACAAAAATTTTGGATTTACCAAAAGAGTGGAATAGAGATTTTGAGAATAGTAAAGAGGAGATTAGCCAAAATTGGTGGCAAAGTTTTGGAAGTGTTGAACTAAATAGTTTAATAACTCAAGCAAAAGAAGATAGCTTAGATTTACAAGTATCAATAAATAGAGTAAAACAGGCAAAAGCAAGTGCAAAAATAGCTGGAGCAGATTTGTATCCTCAAATTGGTGCAGGAATTAGTGCTTCAAAAAAAGGGGAAATAAATCATAGTGGAAATACAAATAGTTTTAATTCAGGTTTAAATATAGCTTATGAAGTAGATTTTTGGGGTAAGAATAGAGCTTTTTATGAGAGTGCTGCTGAAGATTTGAAAGCTACAATGTTTCAAAAAGATGAAGTGGAACTAACTATTGTTTCAAATGTAGCTATGGTTTATTTAAATATCTTAGCCTTAAATGATAAGATTGATATAGCAAAGCTAAATTTACAAACCGCACAGAAGTTATTTGAGCTTGTAAAATCAAAATATACTCTAGGAGCAGCAACTCAACTAGAATTAACTTCTCAAGAGATAATATTTTTACAACAAAAAAGAGTTTTAGTGATTTTAGAAAAAGAGCTAGAAGAGGCAAATAAAACTTTAGGGATACTTTTAGCAAAAACTTCTAATACTCAATTTGAAAAAATATCTTTAGATAAGATACAAATACCTACAATAGCTTTAGGACTTCCTTCTGAACTTTTAGTTAGACGACCAGATATTGCTAGAATGGAAGCTTTAATGAAGAGTGCAAATGCAAATATTGAAGTAGCAAGAGCAAATTTATTACCTAGTTTAAATTTAGAAACTAATTTAGCAACGGGTGGAAAAAACTTTTCAAATATTTTTGATAAACCAATTTATACTTTAGTATCAGCTTTAAGTATCCCTATTTTTTATGGTGGAAGACTTGATGCAAATTATGATTTAACAAAATCTAAATATGAAGAGATGTTGATAAATTATAGGCAAACAATTATAAATGCTTTTTGGGAAGTACAAATAGCTTTAAATAATATAGAAAATATAAATAGGCAAATAGAGTTACAAAATCAAGAGTTAAAACAGACTCAATTAGCACTAAATCTTGCAGTTACACAATATGAAGTAGGAGCAGAAACTTTGTTAAATTTACTTGATGCTCAAAGAAATTTATATAGTGCAAAAGATATAGCTATTGAACTTAAATTAAAAAGACTATTTTTGAGTGTTGAACTTTATAAGGCTTTAGGTGGAGGTTGGAAAATATAAAGAGATTATCTCACTTTATATTTAAATAGTTTTTTGAAAGTCTAATAGATAAACCAGCTTTTGAAGAGGCATCTATTAAAGACTCTCCACTATTTATAAGTCTTAATAAAACTAGCTGTTTTATACTTATGCTTATATTTTTTATTGACATTTTTTTCCTTTATATATTTTTTGTTTAAATAAACAAATTATATTTTGATATTAAATTTTTATAATAGTTTATTTGAAAAATGATGATTATATTAAATAAATTGAGATGATTAAAATCAGAATAGATATATAATTAATAATAACAAACTAGAAAAAGCTAGTTTGCTATTTTATAGAATGAACTTTAGATTTTTTTAATAAAGTTATATTGCTCTAACATTTTTTGCTTGAGGACCTTTTTCATTTCTTCCTATTTCAAAAGATACTTTTTGTCCTTCATCTAAAGAAGCTCTTCCATATCCTGAATGATTTATTTCACTATGGTGAATAAAGAAATCTTTATTTTCATTTTCTAATTGGATAAATCCAAAACCTTTTTCTGAGTTGAACCATTTTACTGTTCCAATATTTTGATCTGCCATGGCATTTCCTTATAATTAATTTTTCTACTTTTAAAAAGTAATCTGTAAAGTTTAAAGGAGTTTTAATTTTTTTATTAAGTAAGTTAGTATTAATTTATAGTTATCAATAAAAGCAAACAAAAAAGATGTAGTCAAAAACCCTAAATCATCTTTAAGAACCAAATTGTAACTGAATAAAAAAATAAAAGCAAGTTATATTTAATAAAATTAATAAATTATAGTTTTATTCTATGTTAAAATCTATTTATATATGTAAAAATAGTTTTATACAAAAAAATATAAGGATATTTATATGGCAGAACTTTTAAAAAATTTATATTCAAAAGAGTTTATTGAAAAACTATCAAATAGAGCTTATTTAATTTATCCAAAATTTGAGAAAAAAGAGTTTATTGATAATATTTTTAATTCTACATGGGAAAATTTAGAGTTAAAAGCTAGAATGAGACATATCTCTACAACTTTAGATAGATTTTTACCTTTTATATATAAAGAGCAACTTGAAATTTTAAAAGAAGTAAAAGAAGATTTTGGTGGACTTGAAGCTATGATTTTTCAAGATTTTGTTGAGGTTTTTGGGCTAGATGATATAGAAGAGTCT
The Aliarcobacter faecis genome window above contains:
- a CDS encoding MacB family efflux pump subunit — encoded protein: MVETPLIELKNICKFYGGKDGTPIHKVLHGIDLSIYTGEFVAIVGTSGSGKSTLMNILGCLDKASSGEYLFAGKNISNFEADELAYLRREAFGFVFQGYHLIPTLDTNHNIQVPAIYKGTDFEDREKKTDELLNRLGLEQRKNHYPNQLSGGQQQRVSIARALVNGGYIILADEPTGALDSKSGIEVMELLKELAGAGHTIILITHDSQVASQAQRVVRISDGLIIDDSKNSSYEIVNSKNSFEKRDFIEHMKEGVKKDSSVIADINEAIISAWKTLWVNRFRTLLTLLGIIIGVCSVIVLMGVGKATSQKALKQMETFGDVNRISIFPDIDKVTGIVGTITLNDVKAIEKLDNVEFVSPARGTSVSIKFGNVNLGAFALMTNENGLKIFNWEIENGEFFTKEDENNLAKVVVIGKIIKEKLFANDSAIGKYILINNIPFRVVGELSEMAVYSGDAEDDDMVVLPFTLGNRQLANKIDPKSIQLYIKDYNLANETVEDMTRTLKDIKGTDNFRINNNPSKIQAQQEANKQQNLLITLIGSISLIVGGIGIMNIMLMAVKERTKEIGIRMATGARQSDIKRQFLTEAVLVSFIGGIAGVVVAIFIGAVLISFNIELIFSIKAILIAFFSALITGLFFGYIPASKASKLDPVVALNGE
- a CDS encoding efflux transporter outer membrane subunit, with translation MARYFYMIILSLFFIGCSSKNEIKDTKILDLPKEWNRDFENSKEEISQNWWQSFGSVELNSLITQAKEDSLDLQVSINRVKQAKASAKIAGADLYPQIGAGISASKKGEINHSGNTNSFNSGLNIAYEVDFWGKNRAFYESAAEDLKATMFQKDEVELTIVSNVAMVYLNILALNDKIDIAKLNLQTAQKLFELVKSKYTLGAATQLELTSQEIIFLQQKRVLVILEKELEEANKTLGILLAKTSNTQFEKISLDKIQIPTIALGLPSELLVRRPDIARMEALMKSANANIEVARANLLPSLNLETNLATGGKNFSNIFDKPIYTLVSALSIPIFYGGRLDANYDLTKSKYEEMLINYRQTIINAFWEVQIALNNIENINRQIELQNQELKQTQLALNLAVTQYEVGAETLLNLLDAQRNLYSAKDIAIELKLKRLFLSVELYKALGGGWKI
- a CDS encoding cold-shock protein, with translation MADQNIGTVKWFNSEKGFGFIQLENENKDFFIHHSEINHSGYGRASLDEGQKVSFEIGRNEKGPQAKNVRAI